The following proteins come from a genomic window of Fontisubflavum oceani:
- the glpX gene encoding class II fructose-bisphosphatase — MTTPTDFNDRMLSLGLARVSEAAAMASARLIGHGDEKAADQAAVNAMRDQLNKLDIQGVVVIGEGERDEAPMLYIGEEVGNGQGPAVDIALDPLEGTTLTAKDMPNALTVIAMGPRGSMLHAPDVYMDKLAIGPGYREGVVTMDMTPSERVSALAAAKGCSTGNITVCVLERPRHETMIDQLRATGCAIRLITDGDVAGVIHCAEADITGIDMYMGEGGAPEGVLAAAALKCMGGQMYGKLLFRNDDERGRAQKAGITNLDRVYTRDDMVTQDVIFAATGVTDGSIVPGIKREVGYLTAETLLMRSKTGSVRRMSYRNPTR; from the coding sequence ATGACCACGCCCACCGATTTCAATGACCGTATGTTGTCCCTGGGCCTGGCCCGCGTTTCCGAGGCGGCCGCGATGGCCTCGGCCCGTTTGATCGGCCATGGCGATGAGAAAGCCGCCGACCAGGCCGCCGTGAACGCCATGCGGGATCAGTTGAATAAGCTTGATATTCAAGGGGTTGTGGTCATCGGCGAGGGGGAGCGCGACGAAGCGCCGATGCTCTATATCGGCGAAGAGGTCGGCAATGGCCAAGGCCCCGCCGTCGATATCGCGCTCGACCCGCTGGAAGGTACGACCTTGACGGCCAAAGACATGCCCAACGCGCTGACGGTGATCGCGATGGGCCCGCGCGGCTCGATGCTGCACGCGCCGGATGTCTATATGGACAAGCTCGCCATCGGCCCCGGCTATCGCGAAGGCGTTGTGACGATGGATATGACCCCTTCCGAAAGGGTCAGCGCGTTGGCCGCTGCCAAGGGCTGCTCCACCGGCAATATCACCGTTTGTGTGCTGGAGCGCCCACGCCATGAAACGATGATTGATCAACTGCGCGCCACCGGCTGCGCGATCCGGCTGATCACCGATGGGGATGTGGCGGGCGTGATCCACTGCGCCGAGGCCGACATCACCGGCATCGACATGTATATGGGCGAAGGCGGCGCGCCCGAGGGCGTCTTGGCCGCCGCAGCGCTGAAATGCATGGGCGGGCAGATGTATGGCAAGCTGCTGTTCCGCAACGATGACGAGCGGGGGCGTGCGCAAAAGGCGGGGATCACCAATCTCGACCGGGTCTATACCCGTGACGATATGGTCACTCAGGATGTGATTTTTGCCGCGACCGGCGTCACCGATGGTTCGATTGTGCCGGGGATCAAACGCGAGGTGGGCTATCTGACCGCCGAGACCTTGCTGATGCGCTCCAAAACCGGCTCCGTCCGGCGGATGAGCTATCGCAACCCGACAAGATAA
- a CDS encoding alginate lyase family protein, translating to MSKAKKIKAAAAGQAKLCNSATSKVQRVMWETQRQPQAEPTQDLGLTEDQLLGWPVAKRPQVALKPRPGWHAGEGSGGVPVVAVAAFGLDEDRLRLVLKQIKRQQRNKGPFVPLFLTDATQHALLRRSEVLFEYFPEAVYLAEANAALLSKRFNALWKKWRPSYLIDLGKPGLLRARLEDYDTYYQSGLDPNTVFDPRNEPIEPSLPAVTDVAALKAEYLTKGLDRAADTFVLYRILGNDLPPRHEEGQTLKNLRFILENEPELMHCEKRWVVNRIADAEQEQAVIALLEQYDQPFLHIPFDLDEYRNVEWDFESFPQMTFFLNGRYANMYDHDKLRAKAHARRHKNRYVMNNNGARNAALRDGRGRAKWVLPWDGNCFLTKSAWSEVVQSVTNAPHLKYFTVPMSRTTDNADLLKRRYNPEAVDEPQLLFRNDATEEFDEDFHYGRRPKVELFWRLGIPGVWDAWRGDSWDLPRPARAAEAGDCGQAGWVARLHSGRNDLEASSDQVTVQRGMARSEAIVSLIDALDRRALAAKFDAASLKAYDEPILASLKLAPADAAKGMIYTRLQQEADLALQRGPYSVVDKTMAPPSGDKHDYFHPAPYWWPNPHTKSGYPAIRRDGERSPGTRLYEPESARYDRTRLQRLFDDTTILALAGSSSGNTEYHQHAAKLVRHWFIDPRTRMNPHLEYAQVRTSKGEAKGTARGLIEMKDLYFFLDAVRLLERSGTFTEADKTALHEWMRDYLDWLLESEQGQEECRAANNHGTCYDLQVAAIAAYLGDVDVLATTFRRSRERIAGQFSKNGSQKHELTRTQTEHYCAFNLQSWINLANLAERCGDTLWHYEGKEGRNLAAGFHWMLSKYCQGKWPYEQIAAFDKDRYLPIIYCAQARYTSNDTANRALGFLRKPFFFPHDGIMPFWMLSSSLQSSGAAEGGTFARLISKAEDRARSGISGGRQKRASPKALEKRLWGGYPDQAAVDLNAVQHSPAYPDADRCFAAWTLGRWLSFNGEFAEALPKIREARDFDQSEKRRYILSEANCMIELGRAEEARAMVEGQLEFHPDDPNLFFQIANTFQAQPGTDDPEVAAAKLSWINKVYLTNGLATIQKKQADKPLSFFNITGEDVVPARPDDVRGTKVSVIMPVYNGAETIGIAIKSMLAQTWSNLQIIVVDDASTDATCDVVKSIAATDSRVELVELKTNGGAYIARNTGMELAKGDYVTVHDSDDWSHPQKVEMQFRQLNSSRNAMAVLSRWMRVHPDLFAIGFWRPDEHLMSINLSSLLFRKDLLNEIGPWDTVRAGADNEFGWRFRTRYGDDAITTTSRNVPLALSLIRPDSLTRQNATHVRTVYHGIRRDYQRTYRRWQDSMPPEELRLEPVDPKSRVFPAPRPMLQSPYEPAAFKSVFIADYTQGGHNIDAISEIVVQAASDGDGVGIFHWPDYENTADGAFHPVICELLDTFKIEQISAYQDVRAESLVLCDALLARYPIAGLPDFGAKQVDVLCPYAGSQEMIFDPRRRRMPTKAELEDLFSTPCRLLHFEPAPPANS from the coding sequence ATGAGCAAAGCCAAGAAGATAAAGGCCGCAGCGGCAGGCCAGGCGAAACTGTGCAACTCGGCCACGTCGAAGGTGCAACGGGTTATGTGGGAGACCCAGAGGCAACCCCAAGCCGAACCGACGCAGGACCTTGGTTTGACAGAGGATCAACTCTTGGGTTGGCCGGTGGCCAAGCGGCCGCAAGTGGCGCTCAAACCGCGGCCTGGATGGCATGCGGGCGAGGGCTCCGGCGGTGTGCCGGTTGTCGCTGTTGCAGCGTTCGGGCTGGACGAAGATCGACTACGGCTCGTCCTGAAACAGATCAAGCGGCAGCAGCGGAACAAGGGACCGTTCGTGCCGCTCTTCCTGACCGATGCGACACAACACGCGCTGTTACGTCGGTCTGAGGTTCTTTTCGAATACTTTCCTGAGGCGGTCTATCTGGCGGAGGCCAATGCGGCCCTTTTGAGCAAACGCTTCAACGCTCTTTGGAAAAAGTGGCGGCCCAGCTACCTGATCGATCTGGGCAAGCCGGGGTTGCTGCGCGCGCGACTTGAAGACTACGACACCTATTATCAGTCAGGGCTTGATCCGAACACGGTGTTTGACCCTCGAAATGAGCCGATTGAGCCATCCCTGCCAGCCGTGACCGATGTTGCAGCGCTGAAGGCGGAGTATCTTACCAAAGGGCTGGATCGTGCGGCGGATACCTTTGTCCTCTACAGAATACTAGGTAACGATCTGCCACCGCGACATGAGGAAGGGCAAACGCTCAAGAACCTCCGGTTCATCTTGGAGAACGAGCCCGAGCTTATGCATTGCGAGAAGCGTTGGGTCGTCAACCGGATCGCCGATGCTGAGCAAGAACAGGCTGTGATCGCGCTTCTGGAACAATATGACCAGCCGTTTCTTCATATCCCCTTCGATCTCGATGAGTACCGAAACGTCGAGTGGGATTTCGAAAGCTTTCCGCAGATGACCTTCTTTCTGAATGGTCGCTATGCCAACATGTATGACCATGACAAGTTGCGCGCGAAGGCCCACGCGCGGCGGCACAAAAACAGATATGTCATGAATAATAACGGGGCCCGGAACGCGGCGCTGCGTGATGGGCGAGGGCGGGCCAAATGGGTTCTGCCCTGGGATGGCAATTGCTTTCTGACCAAATCAGCTTGGTCCGAGGTGGTGCAGAGCGTCACCAATGCACCGCATTTGAAGTATTTTACCGTGCCGATGTCGCGGACGACGGATAATGCGGACCTTCTGAAACGACGGTACAACCCCGAAGCCGTGGACGAGCCGCAACTGCTGTTCCGCAATGATGCGACGGAGGAGTTCGACGAAGATTTCCACTATGGTCGGCGCCCGAAGGTCGAATTGTTTTGGCGGTTGGGGATCCCGGGCGTCTGGGATGCGTGGCGGGGCGACAGCTGGGATTTGCCGAGGCCGGCGCGCGCCGCAGAAGCGGGGGATTGTGGCCAGGCCGGGTGGGTTGCGCGCCTCCATTCTGGGCGGAACGACCTAGAAGCCTCCTCTGATCAGGTCACCGTGCAGCGCGGCATGGCGCGCTCAGAGGCGATCGTCAGCTTGATCGATGCGTTGGATCGCCGGGCGTTGGCGGCGAAGTTCGACGCGGCATCGCTCAAAGCCTATGACGAGCCGATTTTGGCATCGTTGAAGCTGGCCCCGGCGGATGCCGCCAAGGGCATGATCTACACCCGATTGCAGCAAGAAGCCGATCTTGCATTGCAGCGGGGTCCGTACTCCGTCGTCGATAAAACGATGGCCCCACCAAGCGGCGACAAACACGATTACTTTCACCCGGCCCCCTATTGGTGGCCAAACCCGCATACCAAAAGCGGATACCCCGCGATCCGCCGTGATGGAGAACGCTCGCCCGGTACCCGGCTTTATGAGCCGGAGAGCGCGCGCTATGATCGGACCCGCCTACAGCGCCTTTTCGACGATACAACGATCCTGGCACTGGCGGGAAGCAGCAGTGGCAATACCGAATATCATCAGCATGCCGCCAAGTTGGTCCGTCATTGGTTCATAGACCCCAGAACCCGGATGAATCCGCATCTTGAATATGCACAGGTGCGGACCAGCAAGGGCGAAGCGAAAGGGACCGCGCGGGGCCTGATAGAGATGAAAGATCTCTATTTTTTCTTGGACGCGGTTCGTCTTCTAGAGCGCTCGGGGACGTTCACTGAGGCTGACAAGACGGCGTTGCACGAGTGGATGCGCGACTATCTCGACTGGCTGCTTGAAAGTGAGCAAGGGCAGGAAGAGTGCCGCGCGGCGAATAACCACGGCACCTGTTATGATCTGCAAGTGGCGGCCATTGCCGCATATCTTGGTGATGTCGACGTCTTGGCAACGACCTTTCGAAGGAGCCGCGAACGCATTGCGGGCCAGTTCAGCAAGAACGGCTCGCAAAAGCACGAGCTAACCCGCACGCAGACCGAACATTACTGCGCGTTTAACCTTCAGTCCTGGATAAATCTGGCGAACCTGGCCGAACGCTGCGGTGATACGCTTTGGCACTATGAAGGAAAGGAGGGCCGGAACCTGGCGGCCGGTTTCCACTGGATGTTGTCGAAATATTGCCAAGGGAAATGGCCCTATGAGCAGATCGCCGCGTTCGACAAAGATCGCTATCTGCCAATCATCTACTGCGCGCAGGCCAGGTACACCTCAAACGATACGGCGAACCGGGCGCTCGGGTTTCTCAGAAAACCGTTCTTCTTCCCGCATGATGGGATCATGCCGTTTTGGATGTTGTCCTCCAGTTTACAGTCGTCAGGCGCCGCGGAGGGGGGCACGTTTGCCCGATTGATCAGCAAAGCCGAGGATCGTGCCCGCAGTGGTATTTCTGGCGGGCGGCAGAAGCGGGCCTCTCCAAAGGCGTTGGAAAAGCGGCTTTGGGGCGGATACCCCGATCAAGCTGCTGTTGATCTTAATGCGGTGCAGCACTCCCCGGCTTATCCCGACGCCGATCGCTGTTTCGCGGCATGGACCCTGGGAAGGTGGCTGAGTTTCAATGGCGAGTTTGCCGAGGCACTGCCGAAGATCCGAGAGGCGCGCGATTTCGATCAATCAGAGAAGCGGCGCTATATCTTGTCGGAGGCGAACTGCATGATCGAGCTGGGTCGTGCGGAAGAAGCGCGCGCGATGGTCGAAGGGCAGTTGGAGTTCCACCCCGATGATCCAAACCTCTTCTTCCAGATCGCCAACACGTTCCAAGCCCAACCCGGTACTGACGATCCAGAGGTTGCTGCGGCCAAGCTGTCTTGGATCAACAAGGTTTATCTCACCAATGGCCTAGCGACGATCCAGAAGAAGCAAGCCGACAAGCCATTGAGTTTCTTTAATATTACGGGTGAGGATGTAGTGCCCGCAAGGCCGGATGATGTGCGGGGCACCAAGGTCTCCGTCATCATGCCGGTCTATAATGGTGCTGAGACTATCGGCATCGCGATCAAAAGCATGCTGGCGCAGACATGGTCGAATCTGCAAATCATCGTGGTTGATGACGCCAGCACCGATGCGACATGCGATGTGGTGAAATCAATTGCAGCGACGGACTCGAGGGTCGAACTGGTCGAGCTTAAGACCAACGGCGGGGCCTATATTGCCCGTAACACCGGGATGGAGCTGGCGAAGGGCGACTATGTCACCGTCCACGACTCCGACGACTGGTCCCATCCGCAGAAGGTGGAGATGCAGTTCCGGCAGCTCAACAGCAGCCGAAATGCCATGGCGGTTCTGTCTCGTTGGATGCGGGTACACCCGGATCTCTTTGCCATTGGCTTCTGGCGGCCGGATGAGCATCTGATGAGCATTAATCTGTCATCGCTGTTGTTCCGAAAAGACCTGCTTAACGAGATCGGCCCCTGGGATACCGTTCGGGCTGGCGCGGATAATGAGTTCGGCTGGCGGTTCCGGACCAGATATGGCGATGATGCGATCACCACGACATCCCGCAACGTGCCCTTGGCGTTAAGTTTGATCCGACCGGATTCGCTGACCCGACAGAATGCGACGCATGTTCGAACGGTCTATCACGGCATTCGCAGAGATTATCAGCGCACATACCGGCGCTGGCAGGACAGTATGCCGCCAGAAGAGCTCCGCCTGGAACCTGTCGATCCGAAGTCTCGCGTTTTCCCGGCACCTCGACCGATGCTTCAATCCCCCTACGAGCCGGCGGCGTTCAAATCGGTATTCATTGCCGACTACACGCAAGGTGGCCACAACATCGACGCGATTTCGGAGATTGTTGTGCAGGCGGCATCCGACGGCGACGGGGTCGGTATCTTTCACTGGCCGGATTATGAGAACACCGCCGATGGTGCCTTCCACCCGGTCATTTGCGAGTTGCTCGACACATTCAAGATCGAACAGATCAGCGCCTATCAGGATGTTCGGGCGGAGAGCTTGGTGCTCTGCGATGCACTGTTGGCGCGATATCCGATAGCGGGGCTGCCTGATTTCGGAGCCAAGCAAGTTGATGTCCTCTGCCCGTATGCCGGGTCACAAGAGATGATCTTCGACCCGAGGCGGCGGCGTATGCCCACAAAGGCCGAACTGGAAGACTTGTTCTCGACGCCTTGTCGTCTGCTACATTTTGAGCCCGCTCCGCCCGCAAACTCCTGA
- a CDS encoding cysteine hydrolase family protein: MHPALLLIDIQTGFDSPFWGARNNPDAETKAGALLNHWRALGAPVIHVRHISVEPGSPLGPETVGTAFKPEVAPWPNEPVFEKSVNSAFIGTALESHLRDAGISDLVICGLTTPHCVSTTTRMAANLGFQVRLAHDACASFAANADTDWAEGVPPLSPEQIHQSAVSHLHGEFAEAISVDALLAEVP; the protein is encoded by the coding sequence ATGCACCCCGCCCTGCTGTTGATCGACATTCAGACCGGGTTTGACAGCCCGTTCTGGGGCGCCCGCAACAACCCGGATGCCGAAACAAAGGCTGGCGCGTTGCTCAATCATTGGCGGGCGCTTGGCGCGCCGGTGATCCATGTCCGGCATATCAGTGTTGAGCCTGGCAGCCCGCTTGGCCCGGAAACCGTCGGCACGGCATTCAAGCCCGAGGTCGCGCCCTGGCCCAACGAACCGGTGTTTGAGAAGTCAGTCAACAGCGCCTTTATCGGCACGGCGTTGGAAAGCCATCTGCGCGACGCGGGGATTTCCGATCTGGTGATCTGCGGGCTGACCACGCCGCATTGCGTCTCAACCACCACGCGGATGGCCGCCAATCTGGGGTTTCAGGTGCGCCTCGCCCATGACGCCTGCGCCAGTTTCGCAGCCAATGCCGATACGGACTGGGCCGAGGGTGTGCCACCGCTGAGCCCGGAGCAGATTCATCAAAGCGCCGTCTCGCATTTGCACGGAGAATTCGCCGAGGCCATTTCGGTCGATGCCCTGCTCGCGGAGGTCCCGTGA
- the recJ gene encoding single-stranded-DNA-specific exonuclease RecJ, with amino-acid sequence MTAFLDVETSLTGRRWVGPTIEQERLAEALRQQAGQPPAVAQVLARRGVTPEAAESFLAPALRDLLPDPMSLRDMAPAAERVLAALTAREKIAIFADYDVDGGSSAALLLDWLRQAGHDAKLYIPDRIDEGYGPNDAAMADLAKTHTLIICVDCGTLSHGPIVAARGADVIVLDHHLAGADLPDCVAVVNPNRQDESGDLGHLCAAAVVFLLLVELNRRQRAKGITGPDLMAMLDLVALATVADVAQLTGVNRAFVRQGLTVMGRRARPGLAALSDVARLDRAPTSYHLGFVLGPRVNAGGRIGQADLGARLLATRDPSEAQTLAKRLDDLNTDRRDIEAQVRDAALAQAETRGLDGPLVWAAADGWHPGVVGIVASRLKEATNRPAVVIGFDGDDGKGSGRSISGVDLGASIQRLAAEGLLVKGGGHRMAAGLSVTRDMLEPAMARLAELLGKQGAGEAGPADLRLDGLLMPAGATPELIEQLEAAGPFGAGAPAPRFVFPAVRIAYTKPVGDGHLKLSFTDGGPVTIDAICFNAQQSGLGPALEAHGGRKAHLAGRIEINHWQGRQRVQLRLEDAAWA; translated from the coding sequence GTGACGGCGTTTCTTGATGTCGAAACCTCACTCACCGGGCGCCGATGGGTCGGCCCCACGATTGAGCAAGAGCGCCTTGCTGAGGCGCTGCGCCAACAAGCCGGACAGCCGCCCGCCGTGGCGCAGGTTCTGGCGCGGCGCGGTGTGACACCTGAGGCCGCAGAAAGCTTCCTCGCCCCCGCGCTCCGTGACCTACTGCCCGACCCGATGAGCTTGCGCGACATGGCGCCCGCCGCCGAGCGGGTCTTGGCCGCGCTGACCGCCCGCGAGAAGATCGCGATTTTCGCCGATTACGATGTGGATGGCGGGTCAAGCGCCGCACTGCTGCTGGATTGGCTGCGGCAAGCGGGGCATGACGCAAAGCTCTATATTCCCGACCGGATCGACGAGGGCTATGGCCCGAATGACGCGGCGATGGCCGATTTGGCCAAGACCCATACCCTGATCATCTGCGTGGATTGCGGCACGCTCAGCCACGGACCAATTGTGGCGGCGCGCGGTGCCGATGTGATCGTGCTGGACCACCATTTGGCGGGAGCCGACCTGCCCGATTGTGTCGCCGTGGTGAACCCCAATCGACAGGATGAGAGCGGCGATCTGGGCCATCTCTGCGCCGCGGCCGTGGTGTTTCTCTTGCTGGTTGAGTTGAACCGGCGGCAGCGCGCCAAAGGCATCACCGGCCCCGACCTGATGGCGATGCTCGATTTGGTGGCCTTGGCCACAGTGGCCGATGTGGCGCAACTGACCGGGGTGAACCGGGCGTTTGTCCGGCAAGGTTTGACTGTGATGGGTCGGCGCGCTCGGCCTGGCCTTGCGGCGCTGTCGGATGTGGCACGGCTCGACCGTGCGCCCACATCGTACCATCTGGGGTTTGTCCTTGGCCCTCGGGTCAATGCGGGCGGTCGGATTGGGCAGGCCGATCTCGGCGCAAGGCTCTTGGCAACACGCGACCCGTCCGAAGCGCAGACGCTCGCCAAACGGCTTGATGACCTGAACACAGATCGCCGCGATATCGAGGCGCAGGTGCGCGATGCCGCGCTGGCCCAAGCCGAGACCAGAGGGCTTGATGGCCCATTGGTCTGGGCCGCCGCCGATGGCTGGCACCCCGGCGTGGTCGGCATTGTCGCAAGCCGGTTGAAAGAAGCCACCAACCGCCCTGCCGTGGTGATTGGTTTCGATGGGGACGACGGCAAAGGCTCGGGCCGGTCGATCTCCGGCGTCGATCTCGGCGCCTCGATCCAGCGCCTGGCTGCCGAAGGTTTGCTCGTCAAAGGCGGCGGGCACCGCATGGCGGCAGGTCTCAGCGTGACCCGGGACATGTTGGAACCGGCCATGGCCCGTCTGGCCGAATTGCTTGGCAAACAAGGCGCGGGCGAGGCCGGTCCCGCCGACCTGCGCCTAGACGGTCTGTTGATGCCCGCAGGGGCTACTCCTGAACTGATAGAGCAGCTTGAGGCCGCAGGACCCTTCGGCGCTGGCGCCCCTGCGCCGCGCTTTGTGTTTCCGGCGGTGCGGATCGCCTATACCAAACCGGTCGGCGACGGCCACCTGAAGCTGAGCTTCACCGATGGCGGCCCGGTGACGATCGATGCAATCTGTTTCAACGCACAGCAGTCCGGCCTGGGTCCGGCGCTCGAAGCGCATGGGGGCCGGAAAGCACATCTGGCCGGTCGCATAGAGATCAATCACTGGCAAGGACGGCAGCGCGTCCAACTCCGCCTGGAGGACGCCGCCTGGGCCTGA
- a CDS encoding glycosyltransferase, with protein sequence MSSTRQDGTYDIVLLADCTRKGDVGLRIAQEIRTYTDMGCRVGIVQLQVHTPPATISPDIQLCVREGLVDVLPAQPSARTKLAIVHSPSSLQVPVQNLSDLSADQVVFVHERKPSLSQMGLWLGLQIGPVTWAPTNRWVRTALAELNTPVPLLDEDWRPVGRPLFSLGTAPGVIRPTVIGRVSDPGPTQWPKTKEDIERIYPIGRGQDFRVMGTPPGQLWKKLAGKPGLTVFDSKDVTVERFVEMLGIFMYFPGVSIPSMPEAAIASAMASGKLVMLPKHLECHFGPGAIYADAADARSTVEGLLADEDALETARNDAARYSAFQFSETSLRSKVLHLLDEAKPRKRRKARKSPAKRVLFVPSNGVGLGHVTRLLAIARRLEDQVEPIFATMAQAAPIIESFGYRAEYIPSQGDTNTDPSNWDAWFRSELGALIDRYEPSAVVFDGNNPTPGLVHGVLSRGHCGLVWVRRGMVGPTPSPYLDNARFMDRIIEPGETAAEWDHGPTAARQNEVMLVDPITLLDQEELLPRKAALKALGLSPENPSVLVQLGAGANRDVLALTNEILEQLQKFPNLQIVLAEWENSPVEFSDAGVTRLLRGFPLSRFFKAFDFSISAAGYNTFHEVVASGLPTIFFANRHPAMDEQGTRAAYMQEHGAAFDLPEDELFHLPALCEALLNKEAQAFMRDECQKLYTGNGAAAAARAIMDLVDKT encoded by the coding sequence ATGAGTTCGACGCGTCAAGATGGCACCTACGATATCGTCCTCCTTGCCGATTGTACGCGCAAGGGTGATGTCGGTTTGCGCATTGCGCAGGAAATCCGGACATACACCGATATGGGGTGCCGGGTCGGGATTGTGCAGTTGCAGGTCCACACACCGCCAGCCACGATTTCACCCGATATTCAGCTTTGCGTGCGTGAAGGCCTGGTGGATGTCTTGCCTGCGCAACCATCGGCCCGAACAAAGCTGGCGATTGTCCATTCGCCATCCAGCCTTCAGGTTCCGGTGCAGAATCTCTCCGATCTCTCCGCCGATCAGGTTGTCTTCGTGCATGAGCGAAAACCATCGCTCTCGCAGATGGGCCTTTGGTTGGGCTTACAGATTGGCCCGGTCACATGGGCGCCCACAAACCGATGGGTACGGACGGCGCTGGCGGAGTTGAACACGCCGGTTCCGCTTTTGGATGAAGACTGGCGGCCTGTTGGGCGGCCACTCTTCAGTTTGGGTACCGCGCCTGGCGTCATCAGGCCGACTGTCATCGGTCGGGTGAGTGACCCGGGTCCGACGCAATGGCCAAAAACAAAAGAGGACATCGAGCGGATTTATCCAATTGGGCGAGGGCAGGATTTTCGCGTCATGGGGACGCCTCCGGGCCAACTCTGGAAGAAGCTCGCCGGAAAGCCGGGTTTGACCGTTTTTGACTCCAAGGACGTGACGGTCGAGCGTTTTGTGGAGATGTTGGGCATCTTCATGTATTTTCCGGGCGTTTCAATCCCCTCGATGCCGGAGGCCGCAATTGCGTCGGCAATGGCGTCGGGCAAGCTCGTGATGTTGCCAAAACATCTGGAATGTCATTTTGGGCCTGGCGCGATCTACGCCGATGCCGCTGACGCGCGCTCCACGGTCGAGGGTCTTCTGGCCGATGAAGACGCTTTGGAAACCGCGCGCAACGATGCCGCACGGTACAGCGCGTTCCAGTTTTCCGAGACCTCGCTTCGCTCCAAGGTCTTGCACCTGCTGGACGAGGCCAAACCGCGCAAGCGGCGCAAGGCCCGAAAATCGCCCGCCAAACGTGTGTTGTTCGTTCCGTCCAATGGCGTGGGTTTGGGTCATGTGACCCGGCTTCTTGCGATAGCGCGCCGTCTTGAGGATCAGGTTGAACCGATCTTTGCCACCATGGCGCAGGCCGCCCCGATCATTGAATCCTTTGGCTACCGGGCCGAATACATCCCGTCGCAGGGTGACACGAACACAGACCCCTCAAATTGGGACGCTTGGTTTCGATCTGAACTAGGCGCCTTGATTGACCGGTATGAGCCGAGCGCTGTCGTTTTTGACGGCAATAATCCCACACCAGGGCTGGTTCATGGGGTTCTGTCACGCGGACACTGTGGTTTGGTCTGGGTGCGCCGCGGCATGGTTGGCCCGACCCCGTCGCCATATCTAGACAACGCCCGCTTCATGGATCGCATCATCGAGCCGGGCGAAACGGCGGCGGAATGGGACCATGGACCAACAGCGGCACGCCAGAACGAAGTGATGCTTGTCGACCCGATCACGCTTCTTGATCAAGAGGAACTGCTGCCGCGAAAAGCAGCGCTCAAAGCGCTCGGCCTTTCACCCGAGAACCCGTCGGTTTTGGTCCAACTCGGCGCGGGGGCAAACCGAGACGTCCTCGCTTTGACGAACGAGATTCTCGAACAGCTTCAGAAATTCCCGAACCTGCAGATCGTGCTGGCCGAATGGGAGAATAGCCCCGTCGAGTTCTCTGATGCCGGGGTGACCCGGCTGCTTCGTGGTTTTCCGCTGAGCCGGTTCTTCAAAGCGTTTGATTTTTCGATTTCGGCTGCGGGGTATAATACCTTCCATGAAGTGGTGGCGTCCGGTTTGCCGACGATCTTCTTTGCCAACCGGCATCCTGCGATGGATGAGCAGGGCACCCGGGCGGCCTATATGCAGGAACATGGCGCGGCTTTTGATCTTCCAGAGGATGAGTTGTTCCATTTGCCCGCGCTTTGCGAGGCCCTGCTGAACAAAGAGGCGCAAGCCTTTATGCGCGACGAGTGCCAGAAGCTCTACACGGGCAATGGCGCGGCTGCTGCGGCGAGGGCGATAATGGATTTGGTCGATAAAACATGA